GGTGGAATCCGGTCTGGGCGAGGGCCGCGGTGCCGAGCGCCGCGACGGCGATGCCGACGTTGAAGGCGATGGCGGTGAGCGTCCCGCTCCGGGCCGCCCGCTCCGGGCTGACGTCCAGCAGAGCGGCCCCGCCGACGACGACGATCGCGCCGATCCCCAGGCCGTTGAGCATCCGCGCCACGACGAGGTAGCCGGGTCCCGCGGCGAAGACGAAGACGACCAGCCCCGCCAGCAGGAGCAGGACGGCGACCAGGAGCACGGGCCGTCGGCCGTACCGGTCGGACAGGGCCCCGGAGACGAGGATCGCGACGACCGCCACGGCCCCGTACGCGGCGAAGATGACGGTGGTGAGGAAGGGCGGATAGTCCCACTTATCGGCGTACAGGGAGTACAGCGGTGAGGGGATCGCGGAGGTCGCCTGCCCGAGCATGAGCAGAACGAGGAGGGTCGGGTAACTCCACGACTGGGGACGGCGGCCCGGGGAAAGTGTCCGCACGGAGACTCCTGGTAAGTTTGATGTGGATCGTACTTCGAGGATGCTAGGGAGAAGTACGACGCTCGTCAAACATGGAGTTGTCTGATGCCGCCCTGGGAGACCCCGTCCGACCAGTTGCCGCCCGTCGCCGCCGTCCAGAAGCTGCTGCGCGCGCTCGCGGACCCCGCACGCCTGGAAATGGTCCGCCGCCTGGCCGTGCATCCCGCCGAGGAGGCGTCCTGCTCGGACCTCTACGACGGCCTGAGCAAATCCACCGCGACCCACCACTTCAAGATCCTGGTAGAGGCGGGCATCCTCCGCCCGGTCATGGTCGGCCCCTCCCGGGGCCACCGTCTCCGCCGATCCGCCCTCCAGGAGTCGGTGCCCGGCCTGCTGGACGCGCTGATGGACGCCTTGGCGCGGGAGGGCTGACAGACGGACTTGGGGCGGGGTTCACGCCGGCTCGGGTGTCCCTGCCG
The sequence above is a segment of the Streptomyces griseoviridis genome. Coding sequences within it:
- a CDS encoding ArsR/SmtB family transcription factor gives rise to the protein MPPWETPSDQLPPVAAVQKLLRALADPARLEMVRRLAVHPAEEASCSDLYDGLSKSTATHHFKILVEAGILRPVMVGPSRGHRLRRSALQESVPGLLDALMDALAREG